Proteins co-encoded in one Natronorubrum daqingense genomic window:
- a CDS encoding S8 family peptidase, which translates to MQLSRRRMLQGVGAGAAVGVLGTPGSATEPDTDTDTDDNGGSDTERLFVHPETGLLEGIGDLRNVIEAVGGTTLFEYDNFEFVVAEVPAESRSNLLEDRLVSDVEEDDETGIPDEWSPSIPDLLDPGGGSDCSMHPSQQPSWGVERIGADDVEPDGSGVDIGILDTGIQTDHCSVSVAGGENVTTSGTSSDYEDRHGHGTHVAGVAGASDNDVGVVGVAPETDLYAVKVLNDDGEGRYSELVAGIDWCLSNDVELITMSLGGDSSSSTVDRAIEEAHAAGHLLVSAAGNEGNNGDGSCDEATLTYPATHDDVVAVTAMNEDDTLASYSSVGSAVDLLAPGTDVTSTTVDNEYAEASGTSVAAPFVAGVAALCWETREEDGPGPNDSIREILGETAEPVLESCEEGDGLVDAPAAVGDDRASDGGEHPVISSSPVDRVVSAFERVVDLFTGFLEWLGGLFR; encoded by the coding sequence ATGCAACTCAGTCGGCGGCGGATGCTCCAGGGTGTCGGTGCCGGGGCCGCGGTCGGCGTACTCGGGACGCCGGGATCGGCCACTGAACCCGATACCGATACCGATACTGACGACAACGGTGGGAGCGACACCGAACGATTGTTCGTCCACCCCGAGACGGGACTGCTCGAGGGAATCGGTGACCTCCGCAACGTCATCGAGGCCGTCGGCGGCACCACGCTCTTCGAGTACGACAACTTCGAGTTCGTCGTCGCGGAGGTGCCGGCCGAGAGCCGTTCGAATCTTCTCGAGGATCGGCTCGTCTCGGACGTCGAGGAGGACGACGAGACGGGGATTCCCGACGAGTGGTCGCCGTCTATTCCGGATCTTCTGGACCCCGGCGGTGGGAGCGACTGTTCGATGCACCCGAGCCAACAGCCGTCGTGGGGTGTCGAACGAATCGGTGCCGACGACGTCGAGCCGGACGGCTCGGGTGTCGATATCGGAATCCTCGATACGGGAATCCAGACGGACCACTGCAGCGTTTCGGTCGCCGGCGGAGAGAACGTCACTACGTCGGGGACCTCGAGTGACTACGAGGACCGTCACGGCCACGGAACCCACGTCGCGGGGGTCGCCGGGGCGTCCGACAACGACGTCGGCGTCGTGGGCGTGGCACCGGAAACCGACCTCTACGCGGTGAAAGTCCTGAACGACGACGGCGAAGGCCGATACAGCGAACTCGTCGCCGGAATCGACTGGTGTCTCTCCAACGACGTCGAACTCATCACGATGAGTCTGGGGGGCGACTCCTCGAGTTCGACGGTCGATCGAGCGATCGAAGAGGCGCACGCGGCGGGGCACCTCCTCGTCAGTGCCGCCGGCAACGAGGGAAACAATGGCGACGGCTCCTGTGACGAGGCGACGCTCACCTATCCCGCGACCCACGACGATGTCGTCGCCGTCACCGCGATGAACGAGGACGACACGCTCGCGTCGTACAGTAGCGTCGGCTCGGCGGTCGACTTGCTCGCGCCAGGAACTGACGTCACGTCGACCACCGTCGACAACGAGTACGCCGAAGCCAGCGGCACGAGCGTCGCCGCTCCATTCGTCGCCGGCGTCGCCGCGCTCTGCTGGGAGACCCGCGAAGAGGACGGCCCGGGGCCCAACGACTCCATTCGAGAGATTCTCGGCGAGACCGCGGAGCCGGTCCTCGAGTCCTGCGAGGAAGGTGACGGGCTCGTCGACGCGCCCGCGGCGGTCGGCGACGACCGCGCGAGCGACGGCGGTGAGCACCCGGTCATCTCCTCGTCGCCGGTCGACCGCGTCGTTTCGGCATTCGAGCGAGTCGTGGACCTGTTCACCGGCTTTCTCGAGTGGCTCGGTGGTTTGTTCCGGTAG
- the phnD gene encoding phosphate/phosphite/phosphonate ABC transporter substrate-binding protein: MSPDNSSTVSPTTRRKYIGVLSGAGLAAVAGCFDELGTDPSDADVDFAEYDDSLEPGDGEEYVEMFPQPAEEMLEMGNYQADKEGLLEPLEDPRDEPRYGDSLWEVDDESDYIEPDPIEMTFVPDEDPAALERAMEPLMDQIEEYTGHSVEYVETDSYAATVEGMRAERLHFARVSAWNMPYAANLAGATPIAHIMEDDYYGNAFWMVTRRDNDDINTVNDLEGIEVTHADPGSGSGNLEPRVFIEDDAGLVAEEDYDIDMSGGHETSLRGIEQGDYDVGPCGGPTFANMVDQGEIDAENFKVIYMGPVMPRGPMAHIYNLHPDLVDGITRALLEHDYSGTAMEEELQYNNFIEVDYYTAYDPILQVHETLGEEYGTDEME, encoded by the coding sequence ATGTCGCCTGACAACAGTTCGACCGTATCACCCACGACACGCCGGAAGTATATTGGCGTACTTAGCGGGGCCGGACTCGCGGCTGTCGCTGGTTGCTTCGACGAACTCGGGACTGACCCTTCCGATGCAGATGTTGACTTCGCGGAGTACGATGACTCGCTCGAACCCGGTGACGGTGAAGAGTACGTCGAGATGTTTCCACAACCGGCCGAAGAGATGCTCGAAATGGGAAACTATCAGGCCGACAAGGAGGGGCTTCTGGAACCATTGGAGGACCCGCGTGACGAGCCCCGATACGGTGACTCTCTCTGGGAGGTGGACGACGAGAGCGACTACATCGAACCCGACCCGATCGAGATGACGTTCGTCCCGGACGAGGATCCGGCCGCACTGGAGCGAGCGATGGAGCCACTTATGGATCAGATCGAGGAGTATACGGGACACTCCGTCGAGTACGTTGAGACCGACTCCTACGCCGCGACGGTTGAGGGTATGCGGGCAGAACGGCTACACTTCGCTCGAGTGAGTGCTTGGAACATGCCGTACGCTGCCAATCTCGCGGGAGCGACGCCGATCGCTCACATCATGGAGGACGATTACTACGGAAACGCGTTCTGGATGGTCACTCGACGGGACAACGACGATATCAACACCGTGAACGACCTCGAGGGAATCGAAGTGACTCACGCCGACCCCGGCTCCGGATCCGGTAATCTGGAGCCCCGGGTGTTCATCGAGGACGACGCCGGCCTAGTCGCCGAAGAGGACTACGATATCGACATGTCCGGAGGTCACGAGACATCACTCCGGGGCATCGAACAGGGAGACTACGATGTCGGTCCCTGCGGTGGCCCGACGTTTGCGAACATGGTCGATCAGGGTGAGATCGACGCGGAGAATTTCAAGGTGATCTACATGGGACCGGTGATGCCTCGAGGTCCGATGGCTCACATCTACAACCTGCATCCCGACCTGGTCGATGGGATTACACGGGCCCTTCTCGAGCACGATTACTCCGGGACCGCGATGGAAGAAGAACTACAGTACAACAACTTCATCGAGGTCGACTATTACACGGCCTACGATCCGATCCTGCAGGTCCACGAGACGCTGGGCGAAGAGTACGGTACCGACGAGATGGAATAG
- the phnC gene encoding phosphonate ABC transporter ATP-binding protein, giving the protein MLTAQNISKTYPGGEEALRGVSFDVTGDEVVAIIGPSGAGKSTLIECINRLTEPTDGEIRLDDVTVTALSDRQLRRTRRDIAMIFQEYNLVERLTVMENVLSGRLGYLSTWNAFRRKFPAEDIEFARETLERVGLGGHERDRADELSGGQRQRVGIARAVVQRPKIMLADEPTSSLDPETSHAVMELLTEIAADERIPVLINIHEVELAVEYADRIIGLADGELVFDGPPEALDETAKDRIYRGGEPREHGTDSGRSSSADERSEDGRTVENKLAKQRYE; this is encoded by the coding sequence ATGTTAACTGCACAGAATATATCGAAGACGTATCCGGGCGGCGAAGAGGCACTAAGAGGCGTCTCCTTCGACGTAACCGGTGACGAGGTCGTCGCGATTATCGGCCCCAGCGGGGCTGGCAAAAGTACGCTCATCGAGTGTATTAACAGGCTCACCGAACCCACCGATGGCGAAATTCGTCTCGATGACGTGACGGTGACGGCGCTGTCGGATCGGCAACTCCGTCGCACTCGCCGAGACATCGCGATGATCTTTCAGGAGTACAACCTCGTCGAACGGTTGACCGTTATGGAAAACGTGCTTTCGGGTCGTCTCGGCTACCTGAGTACCTGGAACGCGTTCCGCCGCAAATTCCCCGCCGAAGACATCGAATTCGCCCGGGAGACACTCGAGAGAGTCGGACTTGGGGGTCACGAACGAGACCGGGCCGACGAACTCTCCGGCGGCCAACGCCAGCGAGTCGGCATCGCCCGTGCGGTCGTTCAACGGCCGAAAATCATGCTCGCCGACGAACCGACCAGCAGTCTCGACCCGGAAACATCTCACGCCGTCATGGAGCTACTGACGGAAATCGCCGCTGACGAACGGATCCCGGTTCTCATCAACATTCACGAAGTCGAACTCGCGGTCGAGTACGCCGATCGAATTATCGGTTTGGCGGACGGCGAGCTGGTCTTTGACGGGCCGCCCGAAGCGCTTGACGAGACGGCAAAAGACCGAATCTATCGGGGCGGAGAACCTCGTGAGCACGGAACCGATTCGGGACGATCCTCGAGCGCCGACGAGCGCTCTGAGGACGGACGCACCGTCGAAAACAAACTGGCCAAACAGAGGTACGAGTGA
- a CDS encoding IS4 family transposase has product MRRLTTLFPSEFLEEHAEELGVVEREGKLQIPVLVWALVFGFAAGESRTLAGFRRSYNSTADETISPGGFYHRLTPSLAEYLRDLVERGLDEVAVPEAVDADTDRFRDVMIADGTVLRLHEFLSDEFQARHEEQAGAKLHLLHNATDKTIERTDVTDEKTHDSTLFKTGAWLQGRLVLFDLAYFKYRRFALIDENDGYFVSRLKKSANPVITAELREWRGRAIPLEGEQIHDVVDDLSRKYIDVEVEAEFKRGQYEGTRSVDTKRFRVVGVRNEDADDYHLYITNLPREEFLPADLATLYRCRWEVETLFRELKTQYELDEFDTSNPVVVEILLYAALLSLLVSRDLLDLVTEQADDELVFPPERWAATFRSHAQLILHELGDYLGYSPPPLLERLIEEAQKIHKQRPILQETLATATQPRCEA; this is encoded by the coding sequence ATGCGTCGACTCACTACTCTCTTTCCCTCCGAGTTCCTCGAAGAGCACGCCGAGGAACTCGGCGTGGTCGAGCGAGAGGGCAAGCTCCAGATTCCCGTCCTCGTGTGGGCGCTCGTGTTCGGCTTCGCCGCAGGCGAGAGCCGAACACTCGCTGGGTTCAGACGCAGCTACAACTCGACGGCTGATGAGACGATCTCTCCCGGTGGCTTCTATCACCGGCTCACACCGTCACTCGCAGAGTACCTCCGCGACCTCGTCGAGCGTGGTCTCGACGAGGTCGCTGTTCCAGAGGCTGTTGACGCTGATACCGACCGATTCAGAGACGTGATGATCGCTGATGGAACGGTGCTGCGGTTGCACGAGTTCCTTTCCGACGAGTTCCAAGCTCGCCACGAGGAGCAGGCTGGAGCGAAGCTCCACCTGCTCCACAATGCCACCGACAAGACGATTGAACGGACAGACGTGACCGACGAGAAAACGCACGACAGCACGTTGTTCAAGACAGGCGCGTGGCTCCAAGGGCGGCTCGTTCTGTTCGATCTCGCGTACTTCAAGTACCGCCGCTTCGCGTTGATCGACGAGAACGACGGCTACTTCGTGAGTCGGCTGAAGAAGAGCGCGAATCCGGTGATAACGGCGGAACTACGGGAATGGCGCGGCCGCGCCATTCCCTTGGAAGGCGAGCAGATCCACGATGTGGTCGATGACCTCTCGCGGAAGTACATCGACGTGGAGGTCGAAGCAGAGTTCAAGCGAGGTCAGTACGAGGGGACTCGTTCAGTAGACACGAAACGGTTCCGCGTCGTCGGCGTCCGCAACGAGGACGCCGACGACTACCATCTATACATCACGAACTTACCGAGAGAGGAGTTCCTGCCGGCAGATCTAGCAACGCTGTATCGGTGCCGATGGGAGGTAGAGACGTTGTTTCGTGAGCTGAAAACGCAGTACGAACTGGACGAATTCGACACAAGCAACCCTGTTGTCGTGGAAATTTTGCTGTACGCAGCGTTGCTTTCGCTGCTGGTGAGTCGTGATCTGTTGGATCTGGTCACCGAGCAGGCTGACGATGAGCTCGTGTTTCCGCCGGAACGCTGGGCGGCGACCTTCCGGTCGCACGCCCAGCTCATCCTCCACGAACTCGGTGACTACCTTGGCTACTCGCCACCGCCACTGTTGGAACGGCTGATCGAAGAGGCACAGAAGATCCACAAGCAACGGCCGATCTTACAAGAGACGCTCGCTACTGCTACGCAGCCGAGGTGTGAGGCTTAG
- the phnE gene encoding phosphonate ABC transporter, permease protein PhnE — protein MLVAVFWSAWSIRLSPARFVEGLSSTGQFLASMWPPDFGARERELIREGVTETLAMAVVATIIGVSVSVPVAFMAAKNLAPWPVYYLARGLITVSRAFHSLIIGIIFVVAVGFGPFAGALTLSFATVGFYGKILAEDLENIDMNQLRPIEAAGGNRLQVILYGVVPQALPRMIGLAIYRWDINVRSSTIIGIVGAGGIGFTLLNAFDRYQYDFAAAILIVIVAIVLAGEVASAMIRRRVR, from the coding sequence TTGCTCGTCGCCGTATTCTGGAGCGCGTGGTCGATTCGCCTCTCGCCAGCGCGGTTCGTTGAGGGACTCAGTTCGACCGGTCAGTTTCTGGCGTCAATGTGGCCCCCCGATTTCGGTGCGCGCGAACGCGAACTGATCCGAGAAGGGGTTACGGAAACGCTAGCGATGGCTGTCGTCGCGACGATCATCGGCGTCTCCGTGAGCGTGCCCGTCGCGTTCATGGCGGCGAAGAATCTGGCGCCGTGGCCGGTTTATTACCTCGCCCGCGGGCTGATTACGGTTTCGCGTGCGTTTCACAGTCTCATTATCGGGATCATCTTCGTGGTCGCCGTCGGGTTCGGCCCGTTTGCCGGCGCGCTCACGCTCTCGTTCGCGACGGTCGGGTTCTACGGGAAGATCCTCGCCGAAGACCTCGAGAACATTGACATGAATCAACTCCGACCGATCGAAGCCGCCGGTGGAAACAGACTGCAAGTAATCCTCTACGGTGTCGTCCCACAGGCTTTGCCCCGAATGATCGGCCTCGCGATCTACCGCTGGGATATCAACGTCCGCTCGAGCACCATCATCGGTATCGTCGGTGCCGGAGGGATCGGTTTCACCCTCCTCAACGCGTTCGACCGGTATCAGTACGATTTCGCCGCTGCAATCCTCATCGTCATCGTCGCAATCGTCCTCGCCGGTGAGGTTGCGAGTGCGATGATACGGAGGCGGGTTCGATAA